One stretch of Cetobacterium sp. ZOR0034 DNA includes these proteins:
- a CDS encoding relaxase/mobilization nuclease domain-containing protein, translating into MAIIKSVAKASKSKTGVKAVLDYVAKKAEFTYGINCSEDYKLANKEFQETKEFYNKLEGRQYKHIVQSFKEGEVDKEQALKIGIEFCKKAFPKYEVFIATHTDRNHIHNHIILNSVSLETGGKYHEKNSDLRRLKELNNNICKENGLKIPEKSKEKGKVVIWNRSSYMAVKKGVLKEKESDSLKLVNTILKVASQSNDRTQFIDLMKKQNYSVEWSNEKKHVVFTVGKDILNGTKDKFRLETLHKNFNHIALSKEGLENEFSRTRSRENRTNISRGERATDTGIKIKYKDTSEFIREFEKGRYRKGNSDTSSKEIYREIEFINNGSPRRDTEDIQITSIADRRAKERKQREYIKEQERVRGRKSKTRGFGIGD; encoded by the coding sequence ATGGCAATCATTAAATCAGTAGCTAAAGCTAGTAAGTCAAAAACTGGAGTTAAAGCAGTGCTAGATTATGTTGCTAAAAAAGCAGAGTTTACTTATGGAATAAATTGCTCAGAAGATTATAAATTAGCAAATAAAGAGTTTCAAGAAACAAAAGAATTTTATAATAAGTTAGAGGGAAGACAATATAAACATATTGTTCAAAGTTTTAAAGAGGGAGAAGTGGATAAAGAACAAGCTTTAAAAATAGGTATAGAGTTTTGTAAAAAAGCTTTTCCAAAATATGAAGTTTTTATAGCAACACATACAGATAGAAATCATATTCATAATCATATAATTTTAAATTCTGTAAGTTTAGAAACAGGGGGAAAATATCATGAGAAAAATTCTGATTTAAGAAGATTGAAAGAATTAAATAATAATATCTGTAAAGAGAATGGACTTAAAATTCCTGAAAAATCTAAAGAAAAAGGAAAGGTTGTTATTTGGAATCGAAGTAGTTATATGGCGGTAAAAAAAGGAGTTTTAAAAGAAAAAGAAAGTGATAGTCTAAAATTAGTGAATACAATTTTAAAAGTTGCAAGTCAGAGTAATGATAGAACTCAATTTATAGATTTAATGAAAAAACAAAATTACAGTGTAGAGTGGAGCAATGAGAAAAAACATGTTGTATTTACAGTTGGAAAAGATATATTAAATGGAACAAAAGATAAATTTAGGTTAGAAACATTACATAAAAACTTTAATCATATTGCACTATCAAAGGAGGGGCTAGAGAATGAATTTTCTAGAACAAGATCAAGAGAAAATAGAACCAATATTTCAAGAGGAGAAAGAGCAACAGATACTGGAATTAAAATTAAATATAAAGACACTTCAGAATTTATTAGAGAATTTGAAAAAGGAAGATATAGAAAAGGAAACTCTGATACAAGTTCAAAAGAAATCTATAGAGAAATTGAGTTTATTAATAATGGAAGCCCAAGAAGAGATACTGAAGACATCCAAATCACTTCCATTGCTGATAGAAGAGCTAAAGAAAGAAAACAAAGAGAATATATTAAAGAGCAAGAAAGAGTTAGAGGAAGAAAATCAAAAACTCGTGGCTTCGGTATTGGTGACTAA
- a CDS encoding helix-turn-helix domain-containing protein — MINLTEEQKQILGIKDERVDFYFKVENAVIDNPDVFSNIYESHLFVVLSRYCNNGGVAFPSYSTLAKLCYCSKSTVIRCIKSLEEKKLINKVVRTKKINDKKVNDTNVYTVNNLKKYIVEDNFEETKKDKEVVSEKYQGGVTDRLGVVSQVHQGSVCGTPKKELLIKNNIKKNTTTKKGNNEEKISSRYEFLDLENFSKINNITKKNIRKNILNLTEEKAKEIYKLTEEFLAKGKGKSFDAIFYNGLLGEWNFESNKTALKSEIREIELSEDKIKWLNYFSGILGNKELYSDIKNIIKSIPLETLKVNKNKLSRMTIFEFKQHLYLLKNC, encoded by the coding sequence ATGATAAATTTAACAGAAGAACAAAAACAAATATTAGGAATTAAAGATGAAAGAGTTGACTTTTATTTTAAAGTTGAAAATGCGGTTATAGATAATCCAGATGTATTTTCAAATATATATGAGAGTCATCTTTTTGTCGTGCTATCAAGATATTGTAATAATGGAGGTGTAGCCTTTCCATCTTACAGCACATTAGCAAAATTATGTTATTGTTCTAAAAGTACAGTTATTAGATGTATAAAATCTTTAGAAGAAAAAAAGTTAATAAATAAAGTTGTAAGAACTAAAAAGATCAACGATAAAAAAGTTAATGATACAAATGTATATACTGTTAATAATTTGAAAAAATATATTGTTGAAGATAACTTTGAAGAGACGAAAAAAGATAAAGAGGTAGTGTCAGAGAAATACCAGGGTGGTGTCACAGATAGACTAGGGGTAGTATCTCAGGTACACCAGGGTAGTGTCTGTGGTACACCCAAAAAAGAACTACTTATAAAGAACAATATTAAAAAGAATACTACTACTAAGAAAGGAAATAATGAAGAAAAAATTAGTAGTAGATATGAATTTTTAGATTTAGAAAATTTTTCTAAAATAAATAATATAACTAAAAAAAATATTAGAAAAAATATTCTAAATTTAACAGAGGAAAAAGCAAAAGAAATTTATAAACTAACTGAAGAATTTTTAGCAAAAGGAAAAGGTAAAAGTTTTGATGCAATTTTTTATAATGGGCTTTTAGGAGAATGGAATTTTGAATCAAATAAAACAGCTTTAAAGAGCGAAATTAGAGAAATTGAATTATCAGAAGATAAAATCAAATGGTTAAACTATTTTTCGGGGATATTAGGTAATAAAGAGTTATATAGCGATATAAAAAACATTATTAAAAGTATTCCATTAGAAACTTTAAAAGTGAATAAAAATAAATTATCGAGAATGACAATATTTGAATTTAAGCAACATTTATATTTATTGAAAAATTGTTAA